The Lycium barbarum isolate Lr01 chromosome 12, ASM1917538v2, whole genome shotgun sequence genome includes a region encoding these proteins:
- the LOC132622292 gene encoding zingipain-2-like → MAFNLCFKIFLVLFSILNLYARIATSRDLQELSMLERHEKWMARHGRVYKDEIEKEHRFKTFKENVEFIESFNQNGTQRYKLAINKYTDLTSEEFLASFTGLDTSLSQQESTAATTSFKYGSVTEVPLSMDWRKSGSVTEIKYQGLCGSCWAFSAVAAIEGAYQIANNELISLSEQQLLDCNTENRGCEGGLMTRAYEYLLQNGGGITTETNYPYQQAKSICSTQQLSPTAAVTISGYEVVPAGESSLLQAAANQPISVGIAANQEFYLYGSGIYDGSCYRKLNHAVTVIGYGTSEDGTKYWLVKNSWGTSWGEEGYMRIARDIGVDGGHCGIASMASFPTV, encoded by the exons ATGGCTTTCAATCTTTGCTTCAaaatttttcttgttcttttttccATTCTCAATCTGTATGCTCGTATAGCAACGTCCCGTGACTTACAAGAACTATCCATGCTTGAAAGGCATGAAAAATGGATGGCTCGTCATGGACGTGTATACAAAGATGAGATAGAAAAGGAACATCGCTTCAAAACGTTTAAGGAAAACGTTGAGTTCATCGAATCGTTCAACCAGAATGGAACTCAACGTTATAAGCTGGCCATCAATAAGTATACTGATCTCACCAGTGAGGAATTTTTGGCATCATTTACGGGGCTTGACACTTCATTATCCCAGCAAGAATCAACAGCAGCAACAACGTCCTTTAAATATGGTAGCGTGACTGAAGTTCCACTTAGCATGGACTGGAGAAAGAGTGGCAGTGTCACAGAAATCAAGTATCAAGGTCTATGTG GATCTTGTTGGGCATTTTCTGCTGTCGCGGCTATAGAAGGAGCATATCAGATAGCAAACAATGAACTGATCTCACTTTCAGAGCAACAGCTATTGGATTGCAACACCGAGAATAGGGGTTGTGAAGGTGGACTAATGACTCGAGCCTACGAATACTTACTACAAAACGGCGGTGGCATCACCACGGAGACTAATTATCCTTACCAACAAGCTAAAAGTATTTGCAGCACTCAACAATTATCCCCAACTGCAGCAGTAACAATCAGTGGCTATGAAGTAGTACCAGCAGGCGAATCGTCATTGTTGCAAGCTGCAGCTAATCAACCAATATCTGTTGGTATTGCTGCTAACCAGGAATTTTATTTGTACGGAAGTGGGATATATGATGGAAGTTGCTACCGTAAGCTGAACCATGCAGTCACAGTGATAGGTTATGGGACAAGTGAAGATGGTACAAAATATTGGCTAGTGAAGAATTCATGGGGGACTAGTTGGGGCGAGGAAGGGTATATGAGAATTGCTAGAGATATTGGAGTTGATGGTGGCCATTGTGGCATTGCCAGTATGGCTTCTTTCCCAACTGTTTGA